The genomic stretch ttaccttatctgtacgttccgcatttgacaggcgcaccaccaaacggtgtatttaggattttgctatatacacgggtcataatcaaagggctgacactactaaattcaatcattgtcaaattgttccctattgtagtttttttcagcaatcagcaagactttctaagataactaatataggacaatgctgttgattaaacaatactccattcctggatagccaggaccttttgttttccaaataattaatattaccaataattgataagttccaggtcgacgggttcaaacagaaagatttgaaagcagagaaaactttgtatcttataatcgacatgactttatcagatgacaatactaattactaaaataaggcttaggcatagttatatactttaattcagtcacggacccgagatatcacgggtgtgtacttgtaataggtaaatgtccaatttaaaatttaaaattttttaagtttaagttcttagaccacattcctTCTGTGTCAGACACCTAtgtcacgctaccaggcgacttgggcgaagaagtcgccttaccgaccgtcacttcgcttttcccgacccccaaaagcgaaaacaagtcgccctgtccatgacgatactcgctttcagtcgcttccgtcatcggacattttcaaatttttaccaagttgatgaaacatcaattttttatagataattaaagaaattcagacataaacgattcattatctttagaaaagaggttgaagcattgtcttcgcagtgtgtagcaggttatttgataaaaatacaactttttatcacttcgtgcatttctgCAAGTTCcagtgcttgttactcgaaaacgtacatcaaccgaaatttcggcggcaaaataagtttgttacttcatttaaacgtgataaaagttgcatccagtaaatgtttaatccatttattgcattaaaaatgtcatgttcctttccaaataacttgtcaaacatcgtttatttttgtaaattttcttgtattcgtccgccattgaccgatttctaaactacggatctgaaccggaccagctatgaccgaaatccgtacttttacaataattactacggacgcacggatggaacagctgacagaagaatattgaacccaaagggaaaaattacacATTCCACACatattaagagacttttggttacatctaattgattggtgtatataattccctatattttttatggattttttaaactattgattaaagttgcttaactctgagactattatactaatatcaatatattatggcccagcttaataacttttatatttttttttatgagaaacactgaatttcatacacaagataattttaaattaaatggtaattgatatattataatttctttacatttttttaaatattttttttttagtgctagatatttagttggtagtttcttacaagaaccttagtaaaacttaaaacaacttttaatttcaaatgttactttaattgtaatttttttactcagatatgaattgaacaatataaaaagaacattatttacatattgccctttatactattgtaaaatccaaacattgtagcgcaccgcaCGAATGAttacttctctttcaaatctcaccacttctccctatcagtttcaaaaagagaagtcacttctccctataattctgaagtagtgtgagccctgacaacagttgtgtcaactatttaatcacaatccaaattcagagctgtatcaagatTAAATGTTGTGTcgatacttgccccaactgttcagggttcgtcCTCTGTTgtggtataaagctgcgccctgcggagcatctggttattcttgtgttctttttttattgtacaGACACAGTCTAGTACTTCTTTCTCTTAATATCTGTTACAGcatatttcctaatgcatgtaaagcaaaactttggttgccCAGGCTtgattgctttgtttgtatattttttttatacaagctttgtaaataagattgaaatctttaaataatgtatataagCATAGTTTAAACTGTATgtataatatttgaatttaattgggtgttattcaatgattgtacaatataaaaaacaaagcaagcaagctaactcAAGTATTGCTCTACATGCTTAAGCCTTTAGGAATTTAGTAAATTCATGGGTTAATTTGAATTATACATCATGTATAACCAAAAGGTCAACTACATTATGGTATGTTggttatttgttaattttaaacttttgtactCTAGTTTTTGTCTCAAACACTACATATTTCAGCATTCTTTCAGCTATAATTATCTCTGTGTCAGGAATCATAATAAATTATGAGGTTGACCCTTTATCTTGATGAATTATTGACACTAATTATGATTTATTTCCATTATATGATTTAAGGAAAATGTGATGATCCAAAAAGCCCTGATTATGCACCTTCTGTGAAAATGGGATATGGTAGTTGTGGTGATAATGCAGTTTCATCTTCTAAAAGTGTTGACAGGTATAATAAAAACAATTGGACAAAGTAACACGGGTGTTCAATTGTCCGATTACAAGAAATTATCGGGTCCATAAAATTCATATTATGTGACCCAATAAATTCTGTATTTGGACATTTGAACACTACATGTGTAACAAATATATCCTGATTTTaattgttatattacatattgttatattcaaattcaattgttaggacaatatcaaccaaataaaattacatgtttaatgaaaaaaatggaaaCTATGAGGACTATAAAGCAACTAACTATTAGGTCAAtgtttttctccattgttgaaacatatgataaaaagatcataacatgtaatCTTTCATATTGCATGTATTATCCCCCCTTGGTCAATATCAGATAGGCTGATGATACATGCCATATGAAagatgccatgtaataatctgttaTTCTATCTTCTTTATCTTTGTAATAATATGTTCCAATTCACAGTTTTCATTTTACATAccattatatatatagtttataattttttgttatcAATTATTTAGATATAACAAATAGATGTGGGGAGATGTGgtgtgggtgccaatgagacattgaACTTCCTATCAAAGTcacactttataaaagtaaaccattattctgagtatacatgtaggtcattgtataattttattgatagatttgaaaataattagtgccaatgagacaactcgctaTCAAAGTcacactttataaaagtaaaccattattctGATTACAGATCATTGAATAATTTCATTGACagttatttgaaaatattaatcaataattgaatataaaatacATCTATGACATACTTTTTGCAAATACTTGGAAAAATTGATTCAGTCATTGAGAAGCAGTTCACTAAGTACTAACTTTTTAGTTGaagttatttatttgaaattagaaagaaatatttaaaatttgtatccaaAGTTATTCTCTTTTtagtttattgaaatattatcacTATTCTGTAAGAGATATAAAAGAGCTGTAAAAAGGACTGCTGATCAAAAGGAGAGGGAATGCAgaatgcaattaaactttttgatGACAGCTGATGGCAAAGAAAATGATCATCTGCCTTTACAAGACTTAGACTGCAATGTTGAGTTGGAAGACAAAAATGGTACTATTCTTATGTGTTCAAAGGGTTGGTAATCAATTTAGACTTTTTGCCATCAGTTTTCAATTTATTAGCACTGAATTTTAATGATGCATACTAAGtgcatattaaaaaaattgtatatacatACCACATTTCATTTAATTCATATTCGAATAGTGCAGtagtatatttgatgtatggaatggttgtaaggtgtacataaaattgagaatggaaatgtggaatgtgtcaaagagacaacaacccgaccataggaaaaacaacagcagaaagtaaccaacaggtcttcaatgtagcgagaaattcccgcacccacaGGCGTCCCttagctggcccccaaacaaatatatactagttcagtgataatgaaagccatactaatttccaagttgtacacaagaaactaaaatttgaataatacaagactaacaaaggccagagactctgcggcggggttaaacatgtttgtgagatctcaaccctcccctatacctctagccaatgtagaaaagtaaatgcataacaaaacgcacattaaaattcaattcaagagaagtccgagtctgatgtcagaagatgtaaccaggTTTAGCTGgtaggtttcatctgaccttgacctcattttaattgTTCGGTGGTTTAAGttaatttttgagttttggtcaatttttcttaTATTATGTACAATAGGTTAACtatgtaaagctttatattaaggactatcaacatgatATCAATCATTTCAATTTTAAGTAAAAGTCATTTGACCCTTATGTTATTTAAGACAAGTTTCAAATATCTCTGTAAAAGAAAGGTAATGTATTTTTGGTTCATGTACATTTCAGGTACAGGAGAATTTGAAAATTACagaatattatttgaaaatgctATAAGCGAAAACAGAATACTTATTGATAGACTGCAACAGCTTCAGtttgaaaataatgttataaaaaataaacccCCTTATATAAAGACTACAAGTCTATCTTTGGAGAAGACTGAAGAGACAACAAAATTTTACACTGGATTGCCGTCTTATTCATGTTTTATGTGGTTGGTGAACTTTGTAACGTGTATTATACCTTCCTCATATATTTTGAGTTCTGCAGATATCCTTCTTTTGGTTTTAATGAAATTACGTTTAAATTCCCCCCATACTGATATTTCGTTTCGTTTTGGAGTTTCCCTTAGTTTTGTTACCAATTTAAATGACAGTGTCATCCCTCAATTAGCACACAAATTAAAGTGGTTGATTCATTGGCcaaataaaaatgacattttacgCTCTCGACCAGACTGCTTCAAGGAGGCCTTTCCAAGATGTGTTTCAGTTATAGATTGCACAGAAGTTTATATAGAGACTCCATCAAATTTTACTGCTAGATCATGTACTTACAGTAACTATGAACACCAcaatacaattaaatttttagtCAGTATTGTTCCGTGTGGTAGTATTTCTTTTGTTTCACGTGCATTTGGGGGGCGGACTTCAGATAAGATAATTTCACTTAAATCAGGATATCTTGACTTTATGAACCATGGAGATGTCGTACTAGCAGACCGTGGTTTTCTTATTAAAGATGAATTGGCATCAAGGGGGGGCGGAATTAATCATACCATCG from Mytilus edulis chromosome 7, xbMytEdul2.2, whole genome shotgun sequence encodes the following:
- the LOC139481728 gene encoding uncharacterized protein is translated as MGKVCIVLGCRNRDSYKQPGIKFHRIPKDEGRKELWIRAINRRDPVTGKVWISGDEGARVCSVHFIDGKCDDPKSPDYAPSVKMGYGSCGDNAVSSSKSVDRYKRAVKRTADQKERECRMQLNFLMTADGKENDHLPLQDLDCNVELEDKNGTGEFENYRILFENAISENRILIDRLQQLQFENNVIKNKPPYIKTTSLSLEKTEETTKFYTGLPSYSCFMWLVNFVTCIIPSSYILSSADILLLVLMKLRLNSPHTDISFRFGVSLSFVTNLNDSVIPQLAHKLKWLIHWPNKNDILRSRPDCFKEAFPRCVSVIDCTEVYIETPSNFTARSCTYSNYEHHNTIKFLVSIVPCGSISFVSRAFGGRTSDKIISLKSGYLDFMNHGDVVLADRGFLIKDELASRGGGINHTIVC